The following coding sequences lie in one Haladaptatus sp. DJG-WS-42 genomic window:
- the gltB gene encoding glutamate synthase large subunit — protein sequence MANLSPDSRESPLVRGLADPTDARANCGVGVVMDLDGGVDHSVVADGVELLVNLEHRGTTGAEENTGDGAGIMLQIPHDFFSDEVDAPLGNPRTYAVGSLFLPQDADARDAVKAVVEETLADQRLDVLAWRDVPTDNAALGATALEAEPHVAHVFVKPSADISDDAFDRRLYVSHRAVEKAVAAADIEGSDRFYLCSLDRKTLVYKGLLKADQLAGYFPDLADDRVASNFALVHARFSTNTLGAWHLAHPYRRMIHNGEINTIRGNINWMRARETDLESDVLDADLDTIRPIIADENQSDTASVDNVLDLLLAEGRELPHALRMLIPEAWRKVDIDDDRRDWYDFHASLVEPWDGPALVAATDGDRVGAVLDRNGLRPCRYDITGDNRLIMASEVGALETDPSNIKERGRLQPGQLFLADPEEGRVVPDDEVFADLIDPKYGQWVADQQVRLADLKLGAPDAATTDGLRNKQAMFGYTYDELDNLLEPMASKGKDPVGSMGDDTPLSVLSDYNRPLFSYFKQLFAQVTNPPLDYIREELVTSLESRIGHQRNLLAESPEHAKQLVCDSPILKDEHLAAIRDLNTLSVKTIDATYDPDTGLEAGLEAVREAATDAAAAHDIVVLSDKAADETRVPIPSLLLTSGVHHHLVRNGLRNHCGLVIESGDPREVHHMATLVGYGADAINPYLAFETIADVVAGPDGADPVAAIDAYIGALEDGLLKIMAKMGISTVESYQGAQIFEAVGLDSGFVAEYFEGTENRTEGIGIEEIEADLLDRHSTAFTEEADMKRVGEYEHRSTGIHHGWNPQSVGTLQQSVRSGDYSRYKEFAAMMNDQNEQLQTLRGLLEFDDSRESIPLEEVESIESIVKRFSTAAMSLGSLSPEAHENNSIAMNRLGAKSNTGEGGEPPERFDTEKECNVKQVASGRFGVTSHYLSSADELQIKMAQGSKPGEGGHLPGQKVNEMIAHVRYATPGVGLISPPPLHDIYSIEDLKQLIHDLKVANDTADINVKLVSEAGIGTIAAGVAKANADVVHISGHSGGTGASPRTSIKNAGLPWELGLAEANQMLCQTGLRSRIRVTADGGLKTGRDVAVAALLGAEEYVFGTASLVTSGCVMARQCHKNTCPVGVATQDENLRRRFPGEPQHVINYMTFIAEELREIMAELGFRTIEEMVGRVEVLKQRTDVKQPKAKKVDLSSVLAPLAGEVRTKTEAQNHDIDSQLDHALIKQAKPALQRREPVVLESEITNVDRAVGAMLSNRISNKFGGDGLADDTIAIDFEGTAGQSFGAFLASGVTMHLTGIANDYVGKGLSGGKIAVQTPPTASYKADENVLIGNVAFYGATEGEAYINGIAGERFCVRNSGVKAVVEGVGDHGCEYMTGGVAVVLGETGKNFAAGMSGGVAYVLDETDTLAKKANTGMVTLDNDLAERDRRMLRRLVENHAAYTDSERAKALLANWEETLSSFVKVMPDAYAEVIAEHDSEDVRTKLPRAASEYAEGNAGNGIALSDD from the coding sequence ATGGCTAACCTCTCACCTGACAGCCGTGAGTCCCCACTGGTACGGGGCCTTGCGGACCCGACCGACGCCCGGGCAAACTGTGGCGTCGGCGTCGTTATGGACTTAGACGGCGGCGTAGACCATTCCGTCGTCGCAGATGGGGTCGAACTGCTCGTAAACTTAGAACATCGCGGCACCACCGGCGCAGAGGAGAACACGGGCGATGGCGCTGGCATCATGCTGCAGATTCCACACGACTTTTTTTCCGACGAGGTTGACGCACCTCTCGGCAACCCACGCACCTACGCCGTCGGCTCGCTCTTTTTGCCACAGGATGCTGACGCCCGCGACGCCGTCAAAGCCGTCGTCGAAGAGACCCTCGCAGACCAACGGTTGGACGTGCTCGCGTGGCGCGACGTACCCACCGATAACGCAGCTCTCGGCGCAACCGCGCTCGAAGCCGAGCCACACGTCGCTCACGTGTTCGTCAAACCATCTGCAGACATCTCAGACGACGCCTTCGACCGCCGCCTCTATGTCTCTCACCGCGCGGTCGAAAAAGCCGTTGCTGCCGCCGACATCGAGGGGAGCGACCGCTTCTATCTCTGCTCGCTCGACCGCAAAACGCTCGTCTACAAAGGGTTGTTAAAAGCAGACCAGCTCGCTGGCTACTTCCCCGACTTGGCAGACGACCGCGTCGCCTCTAACTTCGCGCTCGTCCACGCCCGCTTCTCGACGAACACGCTCGGTGCGTGGCACCTCGCCCACCCGTACCGCCGGATGATTCACAACGGCGAAATCAACACCATCCGCGGGAACATCAACTGGATGCGCGCCCGGGAGACCGACCTAGAAAGCGACGTACTCGACGCCGACCTCGACACGATTCGCCCCATCATCGCAGACGAGAATCAGAGCGACACGGCGTCCGTTGACAACGTTCTCGACCTCCTGCTCGCAGAGGGCCGCGAACTCCCCCACGCTCTTCGGATGCTCATCCCCGAGGCGTGGCGCAAGGTGGACATCGACGACGACCGCCGCGACTGGTACGACTTCCACGCTTCGCTCGTCGAACCGTGGGACGGTCCCGCGCTCGTCGCCGCGACCGACGGCGACCGCGTCGGCGCCGTCCTCGACCGCAACGGCCTGCGTCCGTGTCGCTACGACATCACGGGCGACAACCGCCTCATCATGGCTTCCGAGGTCGGCGCGCTCGAAACCGACCCATCGAACATCAAAGAGCGCGGCCGTCTCCAGCCCGGCCAGTTGTTCCTCGCAGACCCCGAGGAGGGCCGCGTCGTCCCGGACGACGAGGTGTTCGCAGACCTCATCGACCCAAAATACGGCCAGTGGGTCGCAGACCAGCAGGTTCGACTCGCAGACCTCAAACTCGGCGCTCCGGACGCAGCCACCACGGACGGACTCCGGAACAAGCAGGCGATGTTCGGCTACACGTACGACGAACTCGACAACCTGCTCGAACCGATGGCGAGCAAGGGGAAAGACCCCGTCGGCTCGATGGGCGACGACACGCCGCTGTCGGTGCTTTCTGACTACAATCGCCCGCTGTTTAGCTACTTCAAGCAACTGTTCGCCCAAGTGACGAACCCGCCGCTCGACTACATCCGCGAAGAACTGGTCACGTCGCTCGAATCGCGCATTGGCCACCAGCGCAACCTGCTCGCTGAGTCGCCAGAACACGCAAAGCAACTCGTCTGTGACTCGCCCATCCTCAAAGACGAGCACCTCGCGGCCATCCGCGACCTCAACACGCTGTCGGTGAAGACGATCGACGCCACTTACGACCCGGACACCGGCCTCGAAGCGGGGCTCGAAGCCGTCCGCGAGGCGGCCACCGACGCGGCCGCAGCACACGACATCGTCGTCCTCTCTGACAAAGCCGCAGACGAAACGCGCGTCCCGATTCCAAGCCTCTTGCTCACCTCGGGCGTCCACCACCACCTCGTGCGCAACGGGCTTCGCAACCACTGTGGCCTCGTCATCGAATCCGGTGACCCCCGCGAGGTACACCACATGGCGACGCTCGTCGGCTACGGCGCCGACGCCATCAACCCGTACCTCGCCTTCGAAACCATCGCAGACGTCGTCGCCGGCCCTGACGGCGCAGACCCTGTCGCAGCCATCGACGCCTACATCGGCGCGCTCGAAGACGGCCTGCTCAAAATCATGGCGAAGATGGGCATCTCGACGGTCGAAAGCTACCAAGGCGCCCAAATCTTCGAAGCCGTTGGCCTCGATTCCGGCTTCGTCGCCGAGTACTTCGAGGGCACCGAAAACCGCACCGAGGGCATCGGCATCGAGGAAATCGAAGCCGACCTGCTCGACCGTCATTCGACGGCGTTCACCGAGGAAGCCGACATGAAGCGCGTCGGCGAGTACGAACACCGCTCGACCGGGATTCACCACGGCTGGAACCCACAGTCCGTCGGCACGCTCCAGCAATCCGTACGCAGCGGCGACTATTCGCGCTACAAGGAGTTCGCGGCGATGATGAACGACCAGAACGAGCAACTCCAGACGCTTCGGGGCCTGCTCGAATTCGACGACAGCCGCGAGTCGATTCCACTCGAGGAGGTCGAATCCATCGAGTCCATCGTCAAACGCTTCTCGACGGCCGCAATGAGTCTCGGGTCGCTCTCGCCGGAAGCCCACGAGAACAACTCGATTGCGATGAACCGCCTCGGCGCGAAGTCGAACACCGGCGAGGGTGGCGAACCGCCAGAGCGCTTCGACACGGAAAAGGAGTGTAACGTCAAACAGGTCGCATCCGGCCGTTTCGGCGTCACGAGCCACTACCTCTCCTCTGCCGACGAACTGCAGATTAAGATGGCACAGGGCTCGAAGCCCGGCGAGGGTGGCCACCTGCCCGGTCAGAAGGTAAACGAGATGATTGCCCATGTCCGGTATGCGACGCCGGGCGTCGGTCTCATCTCCCCACCTCCACTCCACGACATCTACAGCATCGAGGATTTGAAACAGCTCATCCACGACCTGAAGGTCGCAAACGACACGGCCGACATCAACGTCAAACTCGTCTCCGAGGCGGGTATCGGCACGATTGCGGCGGGCGTCGCAAAGGCCAACGCAGACGTCGTACACATCAGTGGGCACTCGGGCGGGACGGGTGCGAGTCCGCGCACGTCCATCAAGAACGCTGGGCTGCCGTGGGAACTCGGGCTTGCAGAAGCCAACCAGATGCTCTGTCAGACCGGCCTCCGCTCGCGCATCCGCGTCACCGCAGACGGCGGGCTGAAGACGGGTCGCGACGTAGCCGTCGCCGCCTTACTCGGCGCAGAGGAGTACGTCTTCGGGACGGCGAGCCTCGTCACCTCCGGCTGTGTGATGGCCCGGCAGTGTCACAAAAACACCTGTCCGGTCGGCGTTGCCACCCAAGACGAGAACCTGCGCCGCCGGTTCCCCGGCGAGCCACAACACGTCATCAACTACATGACGTTCATCGCTGAGGAGCTTCGTGAGATCATGGCCGAGCTCGGCTTCCGGACGATAGAAGAGATGGTCGGTCGCGTCGAGGTGCTCAAACAGCGCACCGACGTGAAACAGCCAAAGGCGAAGAAGGTAGACCTCTCGTCGGTGCTCGCGCCGCTCGCAGGGGAGGTGCGGACGAAGACCGAAGCCCAGAACCACGACATCGACTCGCAACTCGACCACGCACTCATCAAGCAGGCGAAGCCCGCGCTCCAACGGCGCGAACCCGTCGTGCTCGAAAGCGAGATTACGAACGTCGACCGCGCGGTCGGCGCGATGCTCTCGAACCGCATCTCCAACAAGTTTGGGGGCGACGGCCTCGCAGACGATACCATCGCCATCGACTTCGAGGGGACGGCAGGCCAGTCCTTCGGCGCGTTCCTCGCCTCCGGCGTCACGATGCACCTGACCGGCATCGCAAACGACTACGTCGGCAAGGGGCTGTCGGGCGGGAAAATCGCCGTCCAGACGCCACCGACGGCGTCGTACAAGGCAGACGAGAACGTTCTCATCGGCAACGTCGCGTTCTACGGTGCGACCGAGGGCGAGGCGTATATCAACGGGATTGCAGGCGAGCGCTTCTGTGTGCGCAACTCCGGCGTGAAAGCCGTCGTTGAAGGCGTGGGCGACCACGGCTGTGAGTACATGACCGGCGGCGTCGCCGTCGTCCTCGGCGAGACGGGGAAGAACTTCGCCGCGGGCATGTCTGGCGGTGTGGCCTACGTCCTAGATGAGACCGACACGCTGGCAAAGAAGGCGAACACCGGGATGGTCACGCTCGACAACGACCTTGCAGAGCGCGACCGCCGCATGCTTCGTCGCCTCGTCGAGAATCACGCGGCCTACACCGACAGCGAGCGCGCCAAAGCGCTGCTCGCGAACTGGGAGGAGACGCTATCTTCGTTCGTGAAAGTGATGCCCGACGCCTACGCCGAGGTCATCGCAGAACACGATTCAGAGGACGTGCGCACGAAACTGCCGCGCGCCGCCTCGGAGTACGCGGAGGGGAATGCGGGAAACGGTATCGCGCTCTCTGACGACTGA